Genomic segment of Mucilaginibacter sabulilitoris:
TGCTTCTTAACCGCCTGTAGAAATTGTCAGCCGGAACGTAATCGGAAAGCTGAAATCGGATGAATAGCTTCTCCTGGTAATCTTTTTTGCCTTGCATGCCTTTAATATACAAAACAAATAGCTGATTAACAAATACTTATAAGAAAAAAACACAATTGCCAAATTAGCAATTGTGTTTTTTGAAAGACCGCTGTTAGTTGTGCAACAGGCACTATTATATTCCGGGCTTTGTCTTTTATCTTAAAGTCTTTCGTCTCAAAGTCCTAAAGTCCAATAGTCTAAGGTCCAACAAAAACTATTTCTTCTTAGCAGCTTGTGCCTGTTGCTGACGCATCATTTCTTCCATGCGTGCTCCAAAACCTGACTTTTTCTTTTTCGGATCATCAGGTTTCTTTTTGTTTTCCTGTATCTGGGCATGTATCTTTTTATCATCAACCATGAATTTAATCAGGTATTGCTGTAAGAAGGTAAGCATGTTAGCCAGGAAGTAATAGTAGTTCAAACCTGATGGATAGCTGTTCAATGTAGCCAGGAATATGATAGGAGTAATGTAGCCAATATATTTCATCTGGCCGGTAGCACCCGAAATCTGGTTATTGAAATAAGTATATATCAATGTTGATATAGTCATCAGCAAACACATTAAACTGATGTGATCACCAATTAAAGGAATGTTCGGGAAAGTAACTACCGCGTCATAGGTCGACAGGTCATGCATCCACAAAAAGCTTTCACCGCGCAACTCAAATAAGCTTGGGAAAAAACGGAAGAACGCGATCACGATAGGCATTTGAATGAGCAATGGTAAACAACCACCTAACGGGTTTACGCCGGCTTTTTTGTAAAGCTTTAAATATTCCTGTTGTAACAGGGTAGGATTATCCTCACCAACTTTAGTTTTAATTTCATCCATTTCCGGCTTTAGCACACGCATTTTGGCCATTGACAGATATGATTTGTAGGTAAGTGGCGATAACACCAGCTTAAGCACTATAGTTAATGCTAAAATGATAAGTCCGTAATTCCAGTTAAACTGTTTCAGGAAGTTAAATACCGGTAATACAGCAAACTGGTTTATATATTTTAATGGTCCCCAGCCCAGGTCTACCAGCTTTTGCAGATCATTACCCTGAGCTTTTAAAGTAGAATAGCGGTTTGGTCCAAAATAAAATTCTAATGGTACCGTGCCGTCAGTAGCACGCGCAATGGTCAGGTCTGCTTTCATTTGCTTAACATCGGCCGAATCGGTAACATCAGTACTTACAGCTAAGTTTGATTTGCTGATGCCGCCTTTGGAGATCAGTACGTTAGAAAAGAAGTGCTGCTTAAAGGCAACCCATACCATTTTTTTATCACTGATCTCTTTTTGGTCATCTTTAGATACGCTCAGATAATCATCGTGATTTTCGGTATTATAATAATATACTGTTGAGTACTGACGCTCTTGTTTAATATCTTTTTCCTGTTTGTGCAGGCTGGCTGCCCAGTTTAGGTTAACAGAACTACTGTTATTGATAACGCCATCAAGCCCGGTAGGTTTAATGGTAAGGCCCAGTTTATAGCCGGTACCTTTTAAGCTATACACATAATCAATATACTGGGTAGCGCTGTAGCTTAAACGCAACGTAACTGAGGCCGAATCATTTTCGGCAACTTTAAGTTCGGGTGCGGTTGATGTAAAGTAATACTCATCGGTATTGATCTTTTTTTCGCCGGCAGAAAAAACTAAACCAAAATGAGTTTGAGGGCCGCTAAAAAGTACCAGCGGTTTTTTATCAAAAGTTTTAAAGTTTTTCAGTTCAACCGAAGCAACTTTACCACCACGTGTGCTTAGTTTTACAATCAGGTCCTTATTCTCCAGTGTTACCAGCTTCTCGCTGCCTATTGAGGCTGCACCAAAAGGGCTTCTTAAAGTGGCCGAATCTGCTACTGTCGGTTTACCGTTAGCGGTATCAGCTTTTGCTGCAGCAGGTGTACTTGCTTTGGCCAGACCAGCCTTTTTCAAAGAGTCCTGTTGCTGTACCAGGCGTTCTTTTTTAAGTTCGGCGTCAGATGGCTTCAGGAAGTAAATTGAGCCAGCTATAATAGCCATAATCAGGAATAATCCTGTAAATGTATTTTTATCCATTATCTATTGTATCCAATGATCAGTTGTTGATCATCACTGTTAAATTTTCGTCTTTATTTCTCAGGTCTATCCCGCCTTCGTATACCGATTTTAAATTAGTAAGATAAAAAGCCCAGCCATTGGAGCAACCTAACCTTACGTGTTTTTTTGAGTTATCGTCAGTAGGAATATTGTGCTGTTTTAATTCAACTATTGTATATCCGTTCTGCTCGGTTAAATTAACATCAACCAGGCATTCTCCTTCAAAAGTA
This window contains:
- the yidC gene encoding membrane protein insertase YidC, producing MDKNTFTGLFLIMAIIAGSIYFLKPSDAELKKERLVQQQDSLKKAGLAKASTPAAAKADTANGKPTVADSATLRSPFGAASIGSEKLVTLENKDLIVKLSTRGGKVASVELKNFKTFDKKPLVLFSGPQTHFGLVFSAGEKKINTDEYYFTSTAPELKVAENDSASVTLRLSYSATQYIDYVYSLKGTGYKLGLTIKPTGLDGVINNSSSVNLNWAASLHKQEKDIKQERQYSTVYYYNTENHDDYLSVSKDDQKEISDKKMVWVAFKQHFFSNVLISKGGISKSNLAVSTDVTDSADVKQMKADLTIARATDGTVPLEFYFGPNRYSTLKAQGNDLQKLVDLGWGPLKYINQFAVLPVFNFLKQFNWNYGLIILALTIVLKLVLSPLTYKSYLSMAKMRVLKPEMDEIKTKVGEDNPTLLQQEYLKLYKKAGVNPLGGCLPLLIQMPIVIAFFRFFPSLFELRGESFLWMHDLSTYDAVVTFPNIPLIGDHISLMCLLMTISTLIYTYFNNQISGATGQMKYIGYITPIIFLATLNSYPSGLNYYYFLANMLTFLQQYLIKFMVDDKKIHAQIQENKKKPDDPKKKKSGFGARMEEMMRQQQAQAAKKK